The DNA window atgtacagacAACAATAACAAGAAAAGTAGTCATTAAGTGTGCATCACGAATTGGACTAAACTCATTATAATGCTATCAAAGCCAGCGTAGCGTTGTAGCGTTTGTACGTACGGACATACTGACATTTGCGGCGTCCCTCGGGTCTCTTCTTCATCCAAAAACAGCAATTCGTGTCAAGACGagatacttataaaaaatttgTTTACTCgtagtttttttgtcaaaatttcaTATCAATCGCGGTCACATTTCGAAGGTCGTGGCACATGATGATTTGTGTAATTTCGACATTTTTCTAAgtaaccaataaaaataaaaaaacagaataacgatttatatgtataagtacattAAGAGAAATCGAGTTGGATTGCCAACCAGGAATTTGgcttaacttaaaaaaatacaatcaaaaaGGTGCCACATGCTTTTTTATGAGTATTACAATCGACATTTCCTATTAcacattttgaatgataaaaaaatgagTGTAAAGAATTTCCGCATTTTCCAAGTaaaatatagaaatagaaatagaaacggacaataattttaaattgacaGAATACACCTCACCTCGTGGTTCTCGTGATACTTCTCCAAAAGAAGTAAtcaaatgtgaccgcggccggcaaaacgtcccactttgtcgcttgccagaaggacgaaatttgcttgtatcattatacgaataacctgtcaagtcCTTCCTTGCAGCAAGAGAAAAAGTGGCACGTTTTGCCGGCCGTAATCATAAATGTCAATAAAAGTCAATAAGCTTCCTTGTAGCAAGAGAAAAAGTGGCACGTTTTTGCCGGCCGTAATCATAAATGTCAATAAAAGTCAATAAGCTTCCTTGTAGCAAGAGAAAAAGTGGCACGTTTTGCCGGCCGTAATCATAAATGTCAATAAAAGTCAATAAGCTTCCTTGTAGCAAGAGAAAAAGTGGCACGTTTTGCCGGCCGTAATCATAAATGTCAATAAAAGCCTAAGGCGATTATGTCAAACggcaaaaacatatttctttaaACTTATCAGGACTACCAGGAGGTCCAAGCGAGCCATGTGGACCAGGAACACCGGGAGGCCCAGGCACTCCAGGACTACCAGGTGAGAATCTAGGTCTAAAATATCATATACAGGGTAGAAATATAGTTAGCAAGGGCAgctcttaaataataattattgacgTCGTGCCAAAAATCTGGGAGCTTTTCCGTATTCGCTAGGCGCACAACTGGTGCTGATCTCATTTTGTGGGGTTTTCTTCGCTAAATCTTTTGGAGCATAATTAGTTCAAACAGCTGCCGTTAGCATTAATATGCGACATACCATAAGATACTTTGTTTGTGACAATCAGCTCCACCTCTCCCTCCACCGACTTCGCACTGAGTTCACATTCGCACTGCCAATACCGTGCCGAATTTAACTAAACTTAGCTGCACACTTAAATGTAGGTAATATCATTGTTCGAAAGTGACAGTTGCCTTAATTCTGAATGTTCCGTTCTTATTCTTAATCTCCGGAATACTaaggtaaaaaacaatacataatgGATTTTCATACAACTTCCCGTCTGCTGAAAcggtaaaaaaaatgatttagaatttgtttataatttgaGATTGTCCATAATGACGAACTTCCAGTAGTACTTTTGCTACAtaaaggtgaacatttccaagcATATTGGTGAACAGTCTTATTCTTTTTCTTGTCCTAAGCCTTATCCCATTAtatggggtcggctctcctagtcCGCCTTTTCCACTGTTCCCGGTTTTGGGCTACGGTGTCACCTACTTCTATCTATTTTAGGTCCttctatatacatattataattgttatattgGTGAACAGTATCCTTTCTCAATTAAGCTGGGAGACAAAACTAACGGGTATAAAGTCCCACACACATAGTTGCTGTGACACAGAATGGTCTTGTATAGTCTTTTATGGATCTAGCCAttacttttagtttttttacagTAAATCCTCTCTCCTTTAAGATTAGGTAACAGTTTTACCATATaaaccctctggtgttgcgggtgtccatgggcgacggtaatcacTTATCATTAACCGATTCGTCAGCTCGAAACACGCACACAGCTAACACTTTTTTACCCGTGGACAACCAGGAACCCCAGGCAAATCGGACCTACCAGGAacctataacataaaaatagctTAGTTCTTAAGTTTTCAGATTACTTGCATCACTCACTGTCATGGGCATGATACATTGGCATATCATTttggtatatataaaaaaattgtattttgcaTATTCGTCTTTCaaattagttatattttatatattttttgtttttgtaaatattgaatattatatGTTGGATGGCCGCAATAAATTCAGTTACTGCCTTTATTACTATCATAAATCCATTGCACAAAACAGGTATTATTTTAGTAAATCCATATACAAAAATGAAGTGCCTCTCCACATTCATGACTCCTTATGTCAGCACAATATAAAGCATTTGTTATGGAAAATTTTTGCCCGCATTTACACTTAATGTATTTTCTCTATTCCTCTtctataaacacaaaaaaaactaaacacgCACACAGCTAACATTTTTTTACCCCTGGACTACCAGGAAACCCAGGCAAACCGGACCTACCAGGAACCCCTGGCAATCCGGACCAACCCGGAACCCCAGGCAAACCAGACCAACCAGGAACCCCTGGCAATCCGAACCAACCAGGTACCCCTGGCAATCCGGACCAACCAGGAACCCCAGGCAAACCAGACCAACCAGGAACCCCTGGCAATCCGGACCAACCAGGAACCCCAGGCAAACCGGACCAACCAGGTACCCCTGGCAATCCGGACCAACCAGGAACCCCAGGCAAACCAGACCAACCAGGTACCCCTGGCAATCCGGACCAACCAGGAACCCCTGACAAACCGGACCTACCAGGAACCCCAGGCAAACCAGATCAACCAGGAACCCCCAACAAACCGGACCAACCAGGAACCCCAGGCCAACCGGACAAACCAGGAACCCCAGACCAACCTGACCAACCAGGAACCCCAGGCCAACCGGACCAACCAGGAACCCCAGACCAACCGGACCAACCAGGAACCCCAGGCCAGCCGGACCAACCAGGAACCCCAGACCAACCAGACCAACCAGGAACTCCAGGCCAGCCGGACCAACCAGGAACCCCAGACAAACCGGACCAACCAGGAACTCCAGGCCAACCGGACCAACCAGGAACCCCAGACCAACCTGACCAACCAGGAACTCCAGGTTAACACTTACATCTAacgtttaataatttataagtacctaACTCGCCTAACGAACACATCATTGGgagcagggctataaccgcgattAAAATCGatatttgcaaattgcgggcatctctctctgtcactctaattacgccttcattggagtaaaagagaaagatccccacaatttgtgGGAATTTCGGTTTTGCGGCAGGCCCTGGGAGTATATAACACACACAATATAATTCAATGTTCTCCTTTCTACCCCCGTGCGAGAGGAGCAAACGTATCCTTACTTAGTGGACATAATCACCTACTCACACAACCCTTTGCTATTTCATAACACAAATAATTACAGAACTCTTCATTGCACTATTTACGCGGTATCAATTGAGTACTGTCTGCATCAAAAGAAGtgtatgaaacaacgcgccaaaagctACCCTCGATTACTTAATCAATTAGAAAATTTCAGTGACACGTTCATTGTTATATATAAAGAGACATATATTAACTGTTTGTTATCTCTAAGAGAACGGTAGATAATTTTGTCGCAGTCTGATACGCTTCtactgatttttattttattttcacaaatcaactatttcattttaattaatctaTTTCGATTGTCAATAACAGCATAACACATTTTATACAGAATAAgtgatttgattgatttattgaTGGGTACAAGCTTAGAATCATAAGCGAAGTATGCAACCCGATCTAAAAACCAACAGCGGCGTTGAGAGTTCGACTAGTATTATATTGTCATGTTGTAaaaggttattattttattattttaaaaacttatgCACCAGTTATGAACTAAAACACTGTACAATTCAAAAGAGAACGAATAATATTCAACTACTTaccatccatcatctcacaggaCCTTAACACATACATACACTGACTTTATGTGTTCACTCCACTGCTTGTTATTCTATGGATTGTTATTGATTATTCTTTACTTTATGCTATGGGTTCCGAGTTGAAttcgaatattaaaattttagtcCAAGTACTCTATAATCTATCACTACTTATTACTGTCAAAGATCGGCACACCAACTCTATTGAAAATATTAGACTTACCTATTTCAGTTCTTTGCTATTCGTATATATTGTATCTATACATTAAGGTAGCGTAAAACtgcctattttatttatagcatattttagatttttttaaatctatgaaataatcagacagcaaaaaatatttgtatatctgACAAAACGATACGttcattattataattagaGGGTCTATCACGAAGACTTAAgccgtaattagagtgacagagaaagatgcccataatttgcgaattttggtgttcgcggtaggctcttaGAGGCCAGAATTTTCGGGCCATTTTTGAATGTTCATAGTGAtggtttttgaattttaacgCATGGTTGCAATGTTAACTCAAAAATTTGGGTGGACCtggcgctccaggtggaccaggcgctccgggaggcccaggcgctccaggtggaccaggcgctccgggaGGACCtggcgctccaggtggaccaggtggaccaggcgctccaggaggtccaggcgctccaggaggtCCAGGCGCTCCGGGAGGACCAGGTGGACCAGGTGCTCcgggaggcccaggcgctccgggaggtccaggcgctccaggtggaccaggcgctccgggaggcccaggcgctccaggtggaccaggtGGACCAGGTGCTCCGGGAGGtccaggcgctccaggtggaccaggcgctccgggtGGACCAGGTGCACCGGGaggaccaggcgctccaggtggaccaggtGGACCAGGTGCTCcgggaggcccaggcgctccgggaggtccaggcgctccaggtggaccaggcgctccgggaggcccaggcgctccaggtggaccaggtggaccaggcgctccaggaggcccaggcgctccaggcggaccaggcgctccgggtggaccaggcgctccaggaggaccaggcgctccaggtggaccaggtggaccaggcgctccgggtggaccaggcgctccgggcggcccaggcgctccgggcggcccaggcgctccgggaggaccaggcgctccaggtggaccaggtggaccaggcgctccaggaggtCCAGGGgctccaggaggcccaggcgctccaggaggcccaggggctccaggaggcccaggcgctccaggaggcccaggcgctccgggcggaccaggcgctccaggtggacctggtggaccaggcgctccgggaggcccaggcgctccaggtggaccaggcgctccaggaggcccaggcgcgccaggaggcccaggcgctccaggaggcccaggcgctccgggcggaccaggcgctccaggtggaccaggtGCTCCGGGAGGTCCAGGCGCACCAGGTGGACCAGGTGGACCAGGTGCTCcgggaggcccaggcgctccaggtgggccaggcgctccaggtggaccaggcgctccaggaggcccaggcgctccgggcggaccaggcgctccgggaggtccaggcgctccaggtggaccaggtgctccgggtggaccaggcgctccaggtggaccaggtggaccaggcgctccaggaggcccaggcgctccaggtggaccaggcgctccgggaggcccaggcgctccaggtggaccaggcgctccaggaggcccaggcgctccgggcggaccaggcgctccgggaggtccaggcgctccaggtggaccaggtggaccaggcgctccaggtggaccaggtgctccgggtggaccaggcgctccaggtggaccaggtGGACCAGGTGCTCCAGGAGGCCCAGGagctccaggtggaccaggcgctccgggagtcccaggcgctccaggtggaccaggcgctccgggaggaccaggcgctccaggtggaccaggtGGACCAGGTgctccaggaggcccaggcgctccaggtggaccaggcgctccgggaggcccaggcgctccaggtggaccaggcgctccgggaggaccaggcgctccaggtggaccaggtggaccaggcgctccaggaggcccaggcgctccgggcggaccaggcgctccgggaggtccaggcgctccaggtggaccaggtggaccaggcgctccgggaggcccaggcgctccaggtggaccaggcgctccaggaggcccaggcgctccaggtgggccaggcgctccaggtggaccaggtggaccaggcgctccaggaggcccaggcgctccaggtgggccaggcgctccaggtggaccaggtggaccaggcgctccaggaggcccaggcgctccaggtgggccaggcgctccaggtggaccaggcgctccgggtggaccaggtggaccaggcgctccgggaGGCCCAGGCTCTCCAGGAAAACCAGGGAAACCAGGCAAAGCAACGAAGAAAACAACAAGCTCACACCAAGAATCCGGTACTTCATCTGGAAACAGCTCATCACAGAACGAGGATACTACTGATGCCAAGGGCAACAGGCGTACCAAGACTTCAAACGCGAGTGATAAGTCCAATAGCAATAAGAAATCCTCTCAAGCTCAAACTGTTATTAAGAAGTCGGATGGATCAATCATCAAAAAATCATCCCAGGACGCCAGTGAATCCGACAACAAAGCAAGCTCATCCAATGTTCGCGAGAAAAACACAAATGCTGACGGATCCTCCAATGAGAGGTCTGAGCAAAACGCGTCCAAGTCATCCCACAAAGCCGCTTCAAGCAATAAACAGTCGAAGCAAGTAAACAAAGATGGATCTTCTGTTGAGTCTTCTGACAAAACTGCTTCAAACGAGAACAACAAAGCTGCGTCTAGCAACAAGcaacttaaacaaataaataaagatggTTCGTCTCGGGAAGCGTCAGAGCGTTCAGCTTCTAATGAAAGTGACAAAGCGGCTTCCACCAACAAGCAAACGAAACGAATCAACAAAGACGGATCTTCTACTCGAGCGTCTGAAAAATCGGCTTCAAAGGAGAACAGCAAGAATGCTTCTACcaacaaacaatcaaaaatAGTGAACAAAGACGGATCCTCTCAACAGTCCTCTGAAAAATCTGCCTCAAGTGAGAAGAATAAGGCTGCTTCGACCAACAAACaactgaaacaaataaataaagatggTTCGTCTCGGGAAGCGTCAGAGCGTTCAGCTTCTAATGAAAGTGACAAAGCGGCTTCCACCAACAAGCAAACGAAACGAATCAACAAAGACGGATCTTCTACTCGAGCGTCTGAAAAATCGGCTTCAAAGGAGAACAGCAAGAATGCTTCTACcaacaaacaatcaaaaatAGTGAACAAAGACGGATCCTCTCAACAGTCCTCTGAAAAATCTGCCTCAAGTGAGAAGAATAAGGCTGCTTCGACCAACAAACAAGTGAAACAAATCAACAAAGACGGATCTTCCAACGAGGCTTCTGAACAATCGGCTTCTAATGAAAGTAACAAAGCCTCATCAACCAACAAGCAATTGAAACAAATCAACAAAGATGGATCTTCCAAGATAGCCTCTGAGCAATCTGCTTCGAAACAGAACAGCAAGAATGCATCTAGCAACAAACAATTGAAACAAGTAAACAAAGATGGATCATCTAAACAGTCCTCTGAACAATCTGCTTCAAAAGAGAACAACAAGGCTGCATCCAAAAATACCCAAGTGAAACAGATTAACAAAGACGGATCTTCTCGCGAAGCATCAGAGCAATCTGCTTCAATTGAAAGCAACAAGGCTGCTTCCAgaaacacacaaacaaaacaaactaacAAAGACGGATCTTCCAAGGCAGCATCTGAACAATCTGCTTCCAAGCAGAAAAGCAAAGCTGCTTCTAAAAATACACAATTGAAACAAGTTAACAAGGACGGATCCACTGTACAGGCATCTGAACAATCTGCTTCAGTAGAGAACAGCAAAGCTGCTTCcaaaaacacacaattgaaACAAGTAAATAGGGACGGATCCTCTGTGCAGGCATCTGAACAATCTGCTTCAGTAGAGAACAGCAAAGCTGCTTCcaaaaacacacaattgaaAAAAGTTAACCGCGATGGATCCACCGTGGAGGCATCTCAACAAGCCGCCTCGAAAGAGAATAACAAGGCTGCTTCCAgcaacaaacaaataaaaaaagtaaacaaagatGGATCCACTTCGGAGGGTTCTGAGCAATCTGCTTCAAATGAAAGCAACAAGGCTGCTTCTAGCAACACGCAATCTAAAGTTGTAGGTGCCGATGGATCCGTAAAGACTGCCAGTGAACAGAAGGCTTCCAAGTCCAGCGCAGCCAATGCTAGCACAAACAAGCAGTCGCGCGTTGTTGGACCCGATGGCAGTAGCAGCATTAGCAGCAGCAGCCAAGCCTCGTCCTCTAGTTCCAGCTCCTCATCCTCATCTTCCACCGTTGAGGAGGTAGTTTCTGACGACGaatgttaaataattaagtaattcaACATTTTGACCCACGTccgtgtatattttttttgataaaggaACTTCAttgctttttaaattgatttttttcaaattatattttctttgttCATGTGTGCTTAATTCGAAATAAACGAAcgattgataaaatatattttttatttactactttagtTCTCACCATATTTAATGTGTACGAATTCTAGGTCCCCATCTCTCCAATCAAGAAGTGCAGTCTTTCTCAACGCACTAATACGggatgggcaaataagagtgatacactttgtttttaaattatatatccAAAAAATAACTATTCATCACCAAAATATAGCCGGGATACTGGGTAAAAGGGATATTATAAAGACTACAATTTTCGATTTACAGAAGTGCGTACCTAGGAAATATACGTATAATCTTTTCTTCGAAAAAGTTATGGCGAAGCATTTATCAACATTTAGAACCATACGATTATCAACGCACCAGTTCGATATAACATTCAAGTCGTCCTGCAGCAGTAAACAGTCTGTGGTACTGTTtattgttttgtatattttcagaTCGTCTGCATAAAATAGAAAGGGGCAAGACAATCGTTCTGCCAaatcatttataaaaacaataaacagcAACGGCCCCAAGTGTTACCCTTATGGTACTCCTGAGGTTAAAGGTACAGAAGCAGACAAAGATCCCTTGACAGCTACAAGTTGGCTCCTGTTATTCAAGTAGGAACATATTCACCTAAACAAATTACCATGTATTCCGTATAGTGCGAGCTTGTAACAAAGGATATCATGGTCCACTGTATCGAAGGCCTTAGAAAAATCCGTATATATAGTATCGACCTGACCACTATCCGCAAAGCTAGTACATAGTATAAACACAACTCACTCGAACTACTGGTAACTCGGGTTTGGTAGATTTGGAGGTTACTTGAAACTCAAACTTGAgacaaatacttttattatCTAGTAAAACTAGGTAGGAGTTTTACACGACTGTCTTTCTTCACGACCGACACTAGAATGTCGCAACTGGCCCGGTTCCCAATCGTCGACCCTCGTCATCCCCTCCAATCGATAATCACCTCACAGATTTCAACCAATCACCGATCAATAATATCGCGCCATTTTACTATAGACCGATATTGTTATTATCCATAtataccattattattattttttaattaaaaataaagcaatCAGATACACGAACCCTAACAATCGACCATCCTGATAACGGTTCCGTCCCGGAACACGTCCCCAGGTGGAAACCCTAACAATCGGGATCATGGCCAGTTGCACAAACTT is part of the Cydia pomonella isolate Wapato2018A chromosome 27, ilCydPomo1, whole genome shotgun sequence genome and encodes:
- the LOC133532782 gene encoding collagen alpha-1(III) chain-like isoform X14 produces the protein MKLSIALLSVVALVAVSGLPQPRPEPGSGVIEEISSSSKKAASSRSSSSSDESSSSTIIRGAGGKTIIKKTQAEQEQEQASASRKEESSQRIVKRVGGGVIEQDSSQRASSAQQQQSSSSAVKSEEQIISGRGGLVSKKTQKSAKQDSSQSASADSSKSSRKITRSGVEESQERKSAKSAKKSSAEQNEREELLIRGGNRVEKSQKNSKQAQSSRQSSNEQRRSSKRSGSSLEEKSSSRSSDRKQASSSESSEERERRERRGRTSVEIEEERRKKERSSKSSSSSENEESRRRRISGSSKETEEQHRRSSSKRSSSSEESEEELRRRVKKGGKDDDCDDGHGGPGRPGRPGRPGRPGRPGRPGRPGIPGGPGGPGTPGGPGTPGGPGAPGGPGAPGGPGGPGGPGAPGGPGAPGGPGAPGGPGAPGGPGAPGGPGAPGGPGGPGAPGGPGAPGGPGGPGAPGGPGAPGGPGAPGGPGAPGGPGAPGGPGGPGAPGGPGAPGGPGAPGGPGAPGGPGAPGGPGAPGGPGAPGGPGGPGAPGGPGAPGGPGAPGGPGAPGGPGAPGGPGGPGAPGGPGAPGGPGAPGGPGAPGGPGGPGAPGGPGAPGGPGAPGGPGAPGGPGAPGGPGGPGAPGGPGAPGGPGAPGGPGAPGGPGGPGAPGGPGAPGGPGGPGAPGGPGGPGEPDQPGLPGGPSEPCGPGTPGGPGTPGLPGNPGKPDLPGTPGNPDQPGTPGKPDQPGTPGNPNQPGTPGNPDQPGTPGKPDQPGTPGNPDQPGTPGKPDQPGTPGNPDQPGTPGKPDQPGTPGNPDQPGTPDKPDLPGTPGKPDQPGTPNKPDQPGTPGQPDKPGTPDQPDQPGTPGQPDQPGTPDQPDQPGTPGQPDQPGTPDQPDQPGTPGQPDQPGTPDKPDQPGTPGQPDQPGTPDQPDQPGTPGGPGGPGAPGGPGAPGGPGAPGGPGAPGGPGAPGGPGAPGGPGGPGAPGGPGAPGGPGGPGAPGGPGAPGGPGGPGAPGGPGAPGGPGAPGGPGAPGGPGGPGAPGGPGAPGGPGAPGGPGAPGGPGAPGGPGAPGGPGAPGGPGGPGAPGGPGAPGGPGAPGGPGAPGGPGAPGGPGAPGGPGAPGGPGGPGAPGGPGAPGGPGAPGGPGAPGGPGAPGGPGAPGGPGAPGGPGAPGGPGGPGAPGGPGAPGGPGAPGGPGGPGAPGGPGAPGGPGGPGAPGGPGAPGGPGAPGGPGAPGGPGAPGGPGAPGGPGGPGAPGGPGAPGGPGAPGGPGAPGGPGGPGAPGGPGSPGKPGKPGKATKKTTSSHQESGTSSGNSSSQNEDTTDAKGNRRTKTSNASDKSNSNKKSSQAQTVIKKSDGSIIKKSSQDASESDNKASSSNVREKNTNADGSSNERSEQNASKSSHKAASSNKQSKQVNKDGSSVESSDKTASNENNKAASSNKQLKQINKDGSSREASERSASNESDKAASTNKQTKRINKDGSSTRASEKSASKENSKNASTNKQSKIVNKDGSSQQSSEKSASSEKNKAASTNKQLKQINKDGSSREASERSASNESDKAASTNKQTKRINKDGSSTRASEKSASKENSKNASTNKQSKIVNKDGSSQQSSEKSASSEKNKAASTNKQVKQINKDGSSNEASEQSASNESNKASSTNKQLKQINKDGSSKIASEQSASKQNSKNASSNKQLKQVNKDGSSKQSSEQSASKENNKAASKNTQVKQINKDGSSREASEQSASIESNKAASRNTQTKQTNKDGSSKAASEQSASKQKSKAASKNTQLKQVNKDGSTVQASEQSASVENSKAASKNTQLKQVNRDGSSVQASEQSASVENSKAASKNTQLKKVNRDGSTVEASQQAASKENNKAASSNKQIKKVNKDGSTSEGSEQSASNESNKAASSNTQSKVVGADGSVKTASEQKASKSSAANASTNKQSRVVGPDGSSSISSSSQASSSSSSSSSSSSTVEEVVSDDEC
- the LOC133532782 gene encoding collagen alpha-1(III) chain-like isoform X9, with protein sequence MKLSIALLSVVALVAVSGLPQPRPEPGSGVIEEISSSSKKAASSRSSSSSDESSSSTIIRGAGGKTIIKKTQAEQEQEQASASRKEESSQRIVKRVGGGVIEQDSSQRASSAQQQQSSSSAVKSEEQIISGRGGLVSKKTQKSAKQDSSQSASADSSKSSRKITRSGVEESQERKSAKSAKKSSAEQNEREELLIRGGNRVEKSQKNSKQAQSSRQSSNEQRRSSKRSGSSLEEKSSSRSSDRKQASSSESSEERERRERRGRTSVEIEEERRKKERSSKSSSSSENEESRRRRISGSSKETEEQHRRSSSKRSSSSEESEEELRRRVKKGGKDDDCDDGHGGPGRPGRPGRPGRPGRPGRPGRPGIPGGPGGPGTPGGPGTPGGPGAPGGPGAPGGPGGPGGPGAPGGPGAPGGPGAPGGPGAPGGPGAPGGPGAPGGPGGPGAPGGPGAPGGPGGPGAPGGPGAPGGPGAPGGPGGPGAPGGPGAPGGPGAPGGPGAPGGPGAPGGPGGPGAPGGPGAPGGPGAPGGPGAPGGPGGPGAPGGPGAPGGPGAPGGPGAPGGPGAPGGPGGPGAPGGPGAPGGPGAPGGPGAPGGPGGPGAPGGPGAPGGPGAPGGPGAPGGPGAPGGPGGPGAPGGPGAPGGPGAPGGPGAPGGPGGPGAPGGPGAPGGPGGPGAPGGPGGPGEPDQPGLPGGPSEPCGPGTPGGPGTPGLPGNPGKPDLPGTPGNPDQPGTPGKPDQPGTPGNPNQPGTPGNPDQPGTPGKPDQPGTPGNPDQPGTPGKPDQPGTPGNPDQPGTPGKPDQPGTPGNPDQPGTPDKPDLPGTPGKPDQPGTPNKPDQPGTPGQPDKPGTPDQPDQPGTPGQPDQPGTPDQPDQPGTPGQPDQPGTPDQPDQPGTPGQPDQPGTPDKPDQPGTPGQPDQPGTPDQPDQPGTPGGPGGPGAPGGPGAPGGPGAPGGPGAPGGPGAPGGPGAPGGPGGPGAPGGPGAPGGPGGPGAPGGPGAPGGPGGPGAPGGPGAPGGPGAPGGPGAPGGPGGPGAPGGPGAPGGPGAPGGPGAPGGPGAPGGPGAPGGPGAPGGPGGPGAPGGPGAPGGPGAPGGPGAPGGPGAPGGPGAPGGPGAPGGPGGPGAPGGPGAPGGPGAPGGPGAPGGPGAPGGPGAPGGPGAPGGPGAPGGPGGPGAPGGPGAPGGPGAPGGPGGPGAPGGPGAPGGPGGPGAPGGPGAPGGPGAPGGPGAPGGPGAPGGPGAPGGPGGPGAPGGPGAPGGPGAPGGPGAPGGPGGPGAPGGPGSPGKPGKPGKATKKTTSSHQESGTSSGNSSSQNEDTTDAKGNRRTKTSNASDKSNSNKKSSQAQTVIKKSDGSIIKKSSQDASESDNKASSSNVREKNTNADGSSNERSEQNASKSSHKAASSNKQSKQVNKDGSSVESSDKTASNENNKAASSNKQLKQINKDGSSREASERSASNESDKAASTNKQTKRINKDGSSTRASEKSASKENSKNASTNKQSKIVNKDGSSQQSSEKSASSEKNKAASTNKQLKQINKDGSSREASERSASNESDKAASTNKQTKRINKDGSSTRASEKSASKENSKNASTNKQSKIVNKDGSSQQSSEKSASSEKNKAASTNKQVKQINKDGSSNEASEQSASNESNKASSTNKQLKQINKDGSSKIASEQSASKQNSKNASSNKQLKQVNKDGSSKQSSEQSASKENNKAASKNTQVKQINKDGSSREASEQSASIESNKAASRNTQTKQTNKDGSSKAASEQSASKQKSKAASKNTQLKQVNKDGSTVQASEQSASVENSKAASKNTQLKQVNRDGSSVQASEQSASVENSKAASKNTQLKKVNRDGSTVEASQQAASKENNKAASSNKQIKKVNKDGSTSEGSEQSASNESNKAASSNTQSKVVGADGSVKTASEQKASKSSAANASTNKQSRVVGPDGSSSISSSSQASSSSSSSSSSSSTVEEVVSDDEC